One stretch of Rhodococcus pseudokoreensis DNA includes these proteins:
- a CDS encoding CbtB domain-containing protein, translating to MALAYAPGSSVDTTRLAVISFANIVLFAMLALYLVGFDQGAISRSGMYMHELMHDGRHLMGLPCH from the coding sequence ATGGCACTCGCCTACGCACCCGGCTCGTCGGTCGACACGACCCGACTCGCCGTCATCTCTTTCGCGAATATCGTTCTGTTCGCGATGCTCGCTCTCTACCTCGTGGGATTCGACCAGGGCGCGATTTCGCGCAGCGGGATGTACATGCACGAACTGATGCACGACGGGCGCCACCTGATGGGTCTGCCATGCCACTGA
- a CDS encoding FAD-binding oxidoreductase: protein MPTVGELSNLEEIGPGDRDYLALTQRGYNPRFLARPEKIFVPASADETVVAVQRAVDQGLRIALRSGGHCFEDLVDHPETKAIIDLRLQAEVRYDQAQRSFSVGAGAGLGAVYEQLYRGWGVTIPGGSCLGVGMGGHASGGGFGPLSRLFGSVVDHIYGVEVVVVDAAGKASVVLATRDGQNADLWWAHTGGGGGSFGVVTRFLLRSHDSDGSDDPARLLPTPPANLMTSQIILPTASEDSFVRFVGNYLAFFEDNSEPGSRFASLYAPMFVSPLLGGVCQVTPRLDADLPDARALHDEFVSAVLDGVWPPPVVVPATEGPFLDMSSRLSAPKGRAPSSGKYKGANLRRAYSPEQLRTLHRYLSDPRFQGLESGVEFFPVGGAINARSSDATAMPTRDSFMKAFFIASWRNPAEENAYLEWSRNMYRDIYVDTGGVPVPNHANGGSYINYPDNDLRDPQWNTSGVPWHTVYFGDNYERLQQVKSKWDPRNTFRHSLSIELPDQ from the coding sequence GTGCCCACGGTCGGTGAGCTGTCGAATCTCGAGGAGATCGGCCCCGGAGACCGGGACTACCTGGCGCTCACCCAGCGGGGATACAACCCTCGTTTCCTCGCTCGTCCTGAGAAGATATTCGTGCCGGCCAGCGCCGACGAGACGGTGGTCGCGGTGCAGCGGGCGGTCGATCAGGGTCTGCGTATTGCGCTTCGTTCGGGTGGTCACTGCTTCGAAGACCTGGTCGATCATCCTGAGACGAAGGCGATCATCGACCTGCGCCTGCAAGCCGAAGTGCGGTACGACCAAGCGCAGCGATCCTTTTCGGTCGGGGCCGGCGCCGGGCTTGGGGCTGTGTACGAGCAGCTATACCGGGGTTGGGGTGTGACGATTCCCGGCGGCAGCTGCCTGGGCGTCGGCATGGGGGGCCACGCCAGCGGCGGCGGTTTCGGGCCGCTGTCGAGGCTCTTCGGTTCCGTCGTGGACCACATCTATGGGGTCGAGGTCGTCGTGGTCGACGCCGCAGGTAAAGCCTCGGTCGTTCTAGCGACGCGCGACGGACAGAATGCCGATCTGTGGTGGGCGCATACGGGAGGCGGGGGTGGAAGCTTCGGAGTGGTGACCCGCTTTCTGCTGCGGTCGCACGACTCGGATGGGTCGGACGACCCTGCTCGATTGCTGCCGACGCCTCCGGCGAACCTGATGACAAGCCAGATCATCTTGCCGACTGCTAGCGAGGATTCCTTCGTCAGGTTCGTCGGGAACTACCTCGCGTTTTTCGAGGACAACAGCGAGCCCGGATCCCGGTTTGCGAGTCTGTATGCACCGATGTTTGTCAGCCCGCTGCTCGGTGGAGTCTGCCAGGTGACCCCCCGGCTCGATGCCGATCTCCCCGATGCTCGGGCTTTGCACGATGAGTTCGTTTCCGCAGTCCTCGACGGCGTATGGCCACCGCCGGTTGTCGTGCCTGCCACCGAAGGACCGTTTCTGGACATGTCGTCGCGGCTCTCCGCACCCAAAGGCCGGGCCCCGTCGAGCGGCAAATACAAGGGCGCGAACCTGCGCCGGGCGTATTCACCCGAGCAGTTGCGAACGCTGCACCGCTACCTGTCAGACCCCCGCTTCCAAGGCCTCGAATCGGGAGTGGAGTTCTTCCCGGTTGGCGGGGCGATCAACGCCCGCTCCTCCGACGCAACAGCGATGCCGACCCGCGACTCGTTCATGAAGGCGTTCTTTATCGCATCCTGGCGCAACCCCGCAGAAGAGAACGCGTATCTCGAGTGGTCCCGAAACATGTACCGCGACATCTACGTGGACACCGGCGGCGTCCCGGTGCCGAACCACGCCAACGGCGGCAGCTACATCAACTACCCAGACAACGATCTGCGCGACCCACAATGGAACACATCGGGCGTGCCCTGGCACACAGTCTATTTCGGCGACAACTACGAGCGGCTGCAGCAGGTCAAATCGAAATGGGATCCGCGCAACACCTTCCGCCATAGTCTTTCCATCGAGTTGCCGGACCAGTGA
- a CDS encoding transglycosylase domain-containing protein, translated as MLKLAGCSAIGGVLLAGVMFPLAGSLGYVSNRASDTVDNSAAELVEGVVPGVTTMTDVAGNPIAWLYEQRRFEVPSDQISNEMKLAIVSIEDKRFAEHQGVDWQGTMRAFLTNTTTGQVEQGASTINQQYVKNYMLHVTAKTDAERRAAIETTPARKIREIRMALSLDKQLTKDEILTRYLNLVPFGNGAFGIQDAARTYFDVDAKDLNLAQSAMLAGMVQSSSALNPYTNPEGVLERRSVVLDTLIANIPDRATEIRTTREAPLGVLPEPNPLPRGCIAAGDRGFFCDYALRYLENAGLSRDQIDKGGYLIKTTLDPAVQNSVKASVVSYADPALEDVASVMNVVQPGQEQHRILAMASSRNYGLDTNTDQTMQPLPYSLAGHGAGSIFKIFTTAAAMEKGLSINAILDVPGRYNARGMGDGGAPGCPPATYCVQNAAPYPASLSVTDALAQSPNTAFVKLLEATGVTPTVDMAVRLGMRSYTQPNTSGFGEQSMADLQKDQNLGSFTLGPTWINPLELSNVAATLASHGKWCPPSPIDSIVDRDGKPVSITQQACEQVVEPGLADTLANALSKDDKPGGTAAAAASSAGWTLPMSGKTGTTESNMSSGFVGFTNNLAGSVYVFGDSPTPGQICTSPLRPCADGNLFGGTEPARTWFKAMMPIVNNFGPTQLPPIDPKYARGAPNTPRPR; from the coding sequence GTGTTGAAGCTGGCCGGATGCTCCGCCATCGGGGGCGTTCTGCTCGCCGGCGTGATGTTTCCACTGGCGGGCAGCCTCGGCTACGTGTCCAACCGTGCGTCCGACACCGTCGACAATTCGGCTGCCGAACTTGTCGAGGGCGTCGTGCCGGGCGTCACGACGATGACCGATGTGGCGGGCAATCCCATTGCGTGGTTGTACGAGCAGCGCCGGTTCGAGGTTCCCAGCGATCAGATTTCGAACGAGATGAAGTTGGCGATCGTCTCGATCGAGGACAAGCGGTTCGCGGAGCATCAGGGTGTGGACTGGCAGGGCACGATGCGCGCGTTCCTCACCAACACCACCACCGGTCAGGTCGAGCAGGGCGCGTCGACCATCAACCAGCAATACGTGAAGAACTACATGCTGCACGTCACCGCCAAGACCGACGCCGAACGCCGCGCCGCGATCGAGACCACACCGGCCCGGAAGATCCGCGAGATCCGGATGGCGCTCTCGCTCGATAAGCAGCTGACGAAGGACGAAATCCTCACCCGCTACCTGAATCTGGTGCCGTTCGGAAACGGCGCGTTCGGGATTCAGGACGCAGCACGAACCTACTTCGACGTCGACGCGAAGGACTTGAATCTGGCGCAGTCGGCGATGCTCGCCGGCATGGTGCAGTCCAGCTCCGCCCTGAATCCCTACACCAATCCGGAGGGAGTGCTCGAGCGCCGCAGCGTCGTGCTGGACACGTTGATTGCGAACATCCCGGACCGGGCCACCGAGATCCGGACCACCAGGGAAGCTCCGCTCGGCGTTCTCCCGGAGCCGAACCCGTTGCCCCGCGGCTGCATCGCGGCCGGTGATCGCGGATTCTTCTGCGACTACGCGCTGCGATACCTCGAGAACGCCGGGCTGTCCCGGGACCAGATCGACAAGGGCGGCTACCTGATCAAGACCACGCTGGATCCGGCGGTCCAGAACTCGGTGAAAGCGTCGGTCGTCTCCTATGCCGACCCCGCGCTGGAGGATGTGGCGAGTGTGATGAACGTCGTCCAGCCCGGTCAGGAGCAGCACCGGATTCTCGCGATGGCGAGCAGCCGCAACTACGGCCTCGACACCAATACTGACCAGACCATGCAACCTCTGCCCTACTCCCTCGCCGGTCACGGCGCGGGATCGATCTTCAAGATCTTCACCACCGCCGCGGCCATGGAAAAGGGTCTCAGCATCAACGCCATCCTCGACGTCCCCGGCAGGTACAACGCCAGAGGAATGGGCGACGGCGGCGCCCCCGGCTGCCCGCCGGCGACGTACTGCGTGCAGAACGCGGCCCCCTACCCGGCGTCCCTGTCGGTGACGGACGCGCTCGCACAATCGCCGAACACCGCCTTCGTCAAACTTCTCGAAGCCACCGGTGTCACCCCTACCGTCGACATGGCGGTGCGTCTCGGGATGCGTTCCTACACCCAGCCGAACACCTCGGGTTTCGGCGAGCAGAGCATGGCCGATCTGCAGAAGGACCAGAACCTGGGCTCCTTCACTCTGGGACCGACCTGGATCAATCCGCTGGAACTGTCGAACGTGGCCGCCACCCTGGCATCGCACGGCAAATGGTGCCCCCCGAGTCCGATCGACTCGATCGTCGACCGTGACGGCAAGCCGGTGTCCATCACGCAGCAGGCGTGCGAACAGGTCGTTGAGCCCGGTCTCGCTGACACTCTTGCCAATGCGTTGAGCAAGGACGACAAACCGGGCGGCACCGCGGCGGCGGCCGCGAGCAGCGCAGGCTGGACGCTGCCCATGTCCGGGAAGACGGGAACCACCGAATCGAATATGTCCTCCGGGTTCGTCGGGTTCACCAACAACCTGGCAGGCAGCGTCTACGTCTTCGGGGACTCGCCGACCCCCGGGCAGATCTGCACCAGCCCCCTGCGCCCCTGCGCGGACGGCAACCTCTTCGGCGGCACCGAGCCGGCGCGCACCTGGTTCAAGGCGATGATGCCGATCGTGAACAACTTCGGGCCTACGCAGCTACCGCCGATCGACCCGAAGTACGCCCGCGGAGCCCCAAACACCCCGCGTCCGCGGTGA
- a CDS encoding TIGR02206 family membrane protein produces MYSAQREFSAYGPSHWAVIVLFVMGSAFLVWVGRRQTESQARRFGRFLGAVTAAIYVSVLIYSLIPPSIGGSVPLNLTDLATVAGAYALWSQRHWPFALTYYWGLVLSSQALISPVLKSPDFPNYVFLAFWGIHLLVVWAAIYLTWGRGMRPQWRSYRIAVMVTGLWATATFIFNSIAGTNYGFLNEKPATASLLDVMGPWPVYLLTGATLILIVWALLTWPWERARRHPLKNSQLV; encoded by the coding sequence ATGTACTCTGCGCAACGGGAGTTCTCGGCGTATGGCCCGTCGCACTGGGCTGTCATCGTCCTGTTCGTGATGGGTTCCGCGTTTCTGGTCTGGGTCGGACGCAGGCAGACCGAATCGCAAGCTCGGCGTTTCGGCCGCTTCCTCGGGGCGGTGACTGCCGCAATCTACGTTTCGGTGCTGATCTATTCACTGATCCCACCCAGCATCGGCGGATCGGTACCACTGAACCTGACCGACCTCGCGACCGTCGCTGGGGCCTACGCGTTGTGGTCGCAGCGACATTGGCCTTTCGCGCTCACGTACTACTGGGGTCTCGTGCTGAGTTCTCAAGCGTTGATCTCACCGGTTCTCAAGAGTCCGGATTTCCCTAACTACGTGTTTCTCGCCTTCTGGGGGATTCATCTGCTCGTCGTGTGGGCCGCGATCTATCTGACGTGGGGCCGGGGGATGCGGCCCCAGTGGCGCAGCTACCGGATCGCGGTCATGGTCACGGGGTTGTGGGCAACTGCCACCTTCATTTTCAACAGTATCGCCGGAACCAACTACGGATTTCTCAACGAAAAGCCCGCCACTGCATCCCTGCTGGACGTGATGGGTCCGTGGCCGGTGTACCTGCTGACAGGGGCCACGCTCATACTGATCGTGTGGGCCCTGCTGACCTGGCCCTGGGAGCGGGCACGGCGACACCCGCTGAAGAATTCGCAACTTGTCTGA
- a CDS encoding TIGR03118 family protein, whose translation MTTTCSGAARAAVLTLTLSVAVACSTTDSTEPADAMSGNRYVQTNLAANSDEYGAPFTFPAMVNAWGIANRPKGAGGHFWVGAGGTSFQFVGDVSASPDPAVQKLSQDGLREVTVPGADSNTTDASIGKITGVVFNPAPITSNVFTVGDQPVTVDGREQMLTGSSRFIFATDSGTLSAWTEQAPDGQIVRRDGPAKEVFNGADQGMAFFGLAISPAGGETLWAADFGNSPQIRQFTKDWTLVPTQGFTNPFATGAPVDPADPAKGRQTRPGDPAPFNIATVGDRVFVTYAVTKSPEDGDPNTFDAGEEESLDKDQEAATADTPAKGKIAEFDASGNLARVFDDGGRLNAPWGVAVAPNDFGPLSSTVLVANFAGAGRILAFDDATGEFVDYIHDTDGNPIGIEGIWGLLFGNGESLGDSNALYFTAGPKDEEDGLFGSLRAQN comes from the coding sequence ATGACGACGACATGTTCGGGTGCGGCGCGGGCGGCGGTGCTCACCCTCACGCTGTCGGTAGCGGTGGCGTGCTCGACGACCGACTCCACCGAGCCCGCCGACGCGATGTCGGGCAACCGCTACGTCCAGACCAACCTGGCTGCCAACTCGGACGAGTACGGCGCACCGTTCACCTTCCCGGCGATGGTCAATGCATGGGGAATCGCAAACCGCCCGAAGGGTGCCGGCGGACACTTCTGGGTCGGCGCCGGCGGCACATCGTTCCAGTTCGTCGGGGACGTGTCCGCCTCGCCCGACCCCGCAGTGCAGAAGCTGTCCCAGGACGGCCTGCGTGAAGTCACCGTCCCGGGCGCGGACTCGAATACCACCGACGCGAGCATCGGCAAGATAACGGGGGTGGTGTTCAACCCCGCACCGATCACGTCGAACGTGTTCACCGTCGGCGATCAACCGGTCACCGTGGACGGTCGGGAGCAAATGCTCACCGGATCGTCACGGTTCATCTTCGCCACCGACTCCGGCACCCTCTCGGCCTGGACCGAGCAAGCTCCGGACGGGCAGATCGTGCGGCGCGACGGCCCCGCCAAAGAGGTGTTCAACGGCGCCGATCAGGGAATGGCCTTCTTCGGCCTGGCGATCTCACCCGCCGGGGGTGAGACGCTGTGGGCGGCCGACTTCGGTAACTCGCCGCAGATCCGACAGTTCACCAAGGACTGGACACTCGTTCCCACACAAGGATTCACAAATCCATTCGCAACCGGTGCCCCCGTCGACCCGGCCGATCCGGCGAAGGGCAGGCAGACCCGCCCCGGCGATCCCGCCCCGTTCAACATCGCCACGGTCGGCGACCGCGTGTTCGTCACGTACGCGGTCACGAAGTCACCCGAGGACGGCGACCCGAACACCTTCGACGCCGGAGAGGAAGAATCTCTCGACAAGGACCAGGAGGCGGCGACGGCAGACACACCGGCGAAGGGCAAAATCGCCGAATTCGACGCGTCGGGAAACCTCGCGCGGGTCTTCGATGACGGTGGCCGGCTCAACGCACCATGGGGTGTCGCCGTCGCCCCGAACGACTTCGGTCCATTGAGCAGCACCGTGCTCGTCGCCAACTTCGCGGGGGCGGGACGCATCCTGGCCTTCGACGACGCCACCGGCGAATTCGTCGACTACATCCACGATACCGACGGCAATCCCATCGGCATCGAGGGGATCTGGGGCCTGCTCTTCGGCAACGGCGAAAGCCTCGGGGACAGCAACGCCCTGTACTTCACGGCCGGACCCAAGGACGAGGAGGACGGCCTGTTCGGCTCACTGCGCGCGCAGAACTGA
- a CDS encoding COX15/CtaA family protein gives MSTLIVLGGAVVRVTGSGLGCPEWPACTTESVAPTAETGLHGTIEFVNRLLTWVLSASVGWVILSARLQEAPQRAVLRSAWLQFWIVVLNAVLGGVTVWMNLNPYIVAAHFLAALLLLTAATVTWEWVRAGEDGEPVPPRACTLGRWLMLVSAVVVVLGTLVTGSGPHAGDSSEVPRMPLNWTGVTVVHGLAAALLLVLSLLLFRTLQGGGARTARRRVGFFVAALLTQVAFGIVQSVTGLPAGLVIVHVFGAALMWVGAVRVVLAVAVPPRGAAGAVGGRPILDAGLGSAAGSIAEK, from the coding sequence ATGAGCACGCTGATCGTTCTCGGGGGAGCGGTCGTTCGGGTGACAGGCTCCGGGTTGGGGTGTCCGGAGTGGCCGGCGTGCACGACCGAGTCGGTGGCGCCGACGGCGGAGACGGGTCTGCACGGGACGATCGAGTTCGTCAATCGGTTGTTGACGTGGGTACTTTCCGCATCGGTCGGATGGGTCATCCTCTCGGCGCGTCTGCAGGAGGCTCCTCAACGTGCGGTCCTGCGCTCGGCGTGGTTGCAGTTCTGGATCGTGGTTCTCAATGCCGTGCTCGGTGGCGTCACCGTGTGGATGAATCTCAATCCCTACATCGTGGCGGCGCACTTCCTCGCGGCGCTGCTTCTGCTGACCGCGGCGACAGTGACCTGGGAGTGGGTGCGCGCCGGCGAGGATGGAGAACCGGTGCCGCCGAGAGCGTGCACGTTGGGCCGGTGGTTGATGCTCGTCAGTGCGGTCGTGGTCGTGCTTGGGACGCTGGTAACCGGATCGGGGCCGCATGCCGGCGATTCGAGCGAAGTTCCCCGGATGCCGCTGAACTGGACGGGTGTCACCGTGGTCCACGGTCTCGCTGCAGCGCTCCTCCTGGTCTTGAGCCTGCTGCTCTTCCGAACGCTGCAGGGCGGTGGTGCCAGAACCGCGCGGAGGCGAGTGGGGTTCTTCGTGGCCGCTCTGCTGACGCAGGTCGCGTTCGGCATCGTTCAGAGTGTGACCGGTCTTCCGGCAGGCCTGGTCATCGTGCATGTATTCGGGGCGGCGTTGATGTGGGTCGGGGCGGTGCGCGTCGTGCTCGCCGTCGCGGTACCGCCTCGCGGCGCCGCCGGTGCTGTAGGGGGCCGCCCAATCCTCGATGCCGGCCTGGGTAGCGCGGCGGGAAGCATCGCAGAGAAGTAA
- a CDS encoding L,D-transpeptidase has product MQCHRFRKLAPLLALALFITVLAGCAGSEPSTADGSAGPTAGPAITVTTVDGASGVNPVAPVSVQTSDGALESVTMTNNEGKVVDGIFTPDRLVWKPVGPLGYGKTYTLVISATNTDGKRSERTSTFSTVQPDNLTQPSFVTSGGNLLTDGGTFGVGIVAVTHFDEPITDRAAAERALSVETSPKVDGSWYWADDQNVHWRPQNYYAPGTRVTARANVYGVPLGEGLFGQEDASTSFTIGDAHISVADDTTKQVTVTNNGEVVRTMPTSMGMGGTEVINGQTLSFWTQPGIYTVLDKANPVVMDSSTYGLPVNSRLGYKESINYATRISTDGIYLHELEDTVWAQGNTNVSHGCLNLSRVNAQWFYDFSLPGDVVEVRNTGGEPLQLWQNGDWSVPWDAWQAGSALR; this is encoded by the coding sequence ATGCAGTGTCACCGCTTCCGCAAACTCGCCCCACTCCTTGCCCTCGCGCTGTTCATCACGGTCTTAGCGGGATGCGCCGGATCAGAGCCGTCCACCGCCGACGGAAGCGCGGGGCCGACGGCCGGGCCCGCTATCACCGTGACGACTGTTGACGGCGCGAGCGGGGTCAACCCGGTGGCTCCAGTGTCGGTACAAACGAGCGACGGGGCACTCGAATCGGTCACGATGACCAACAACGAGGGCAAGGTCGTCGACGGAATCTTCACTCCCGACCGCCTCGTGTGGAAACCGGTTGGGCCGCTGGGTTATGGCAAGACCTACACGCTCGTGATCAGTGCGACGAACACCGACGGTAAACGCAGCGAACGGACCAGCACCTTTTCGACTGTGCAGCCCGACAATCTGACCCAACCATCGTTCGTCACCTCGGGCGGCAATCTCCTCACCGACGGTGGCACATTCGGGGTCGGCATCGTCGCCGTCACCCACTTCGATGAACCGATCACCGATCGTGCCGCCGCGGAGAGGGCGTTGAGCGTGGAGACCTCACCGAAGGTCGACGGTTCGTGGTACTGGGCCGACGATCAGAATGTGCACTGGCGCCCGCAGAACTACTACGCGCCCGGGACCCGGGTCACCGCCCGCGCGAATGTCTATGGCGTGCCCCTCGGGGAGGGATTGTTCGGGCAGGAAGACGCGAGCACCTCGTTCACCATCGGGGACGCCCACATCTCCGTCGCCGACGACACCACCAAACAGGTCACCGTCACCAACAACGGCGAGGTCGTCCGCACCATGCCGACGTCGATGGGAATGGGTGGTACCGAAGTGATCAACGGTCAGACTCTGTCGTTTTGGACTCAGCCGGGCATCTACACGGTCCTCGACAAGGCCAACCCGGTGGTGATGGATTCCTCGACTTACGGATTGCCGGTCAATTCCCGGCTCGGCTACAAAGAATCCATCAACTACGCCACTCGCATCAGTACCGACGGGATCTATCTGCACGAACTCGAGGACACCGTCTGGGCCCAGGGGAACACCAACGTCTCGCATGGATGCCTGAATCTCAGCCGCGTCAATGCGCAATGGTTCTACGACTTCTCCCTGCCCGGAGACGTGGTCGAGGTCCGCAATACCGGAGGTGAACCACTTCAGCTGTGGCAGAACGGCGACTGGAGCGTGCCATGGGATGCCTGGCAGGCCGGCAGTGCCCTGCGCTGA
- a CDS encoding antitoxin, giving the protein MSVGSWKNLFGKGKDAVSQNADKIQSAIDKAAIAADSKTNRKYSGQIRKVADAAKKAIPPKK; this is encoded by the coding sequence ATGAGCGTCGGTTCATGGAAGAACTTATTCGGCAAGGGCAAGGACGCGGTGTCGCAGAACGCGGACAAGATCCAGTCCGCCATCGACAAGGCAGCGATCGCGGCCGACAGCAAGACCAATCGCAAGTACAGCGGACAGATTCGCAAGGTGGCGGACGCGGCCAAAAAGGCTATTCCCCCAAAGAAATAA
- a CDS encoding peptidoglycan DD-metalloendopeptidase family protein, with product MNINLAQRLLTALAAEQDAPSPEAEQDALSPEAEQDALSPEAEQDALSPEADPALEASTPEASTPEAADPTGEAGDSAAATGESSGETTETTTPSESGTGPESDASEPEIMPEGASRSAQESDPPVPGTPPDGATQDDPESGASGTTTTDVPTTPAPRTWNRPSARGFVAPTSGDVTSTLGDGRQHGGIDIANTLGAPIVAVADGEVISAGPAQGFGLWVRIKHDDGTVTTYGHNNDNLVSVGQRVKAGQRIATIGNRGNSTGPHLHFEVESPTGDEIDPLQWLTARGAAIVGLD from the coding sequence GTGAACATCAATCTCGCGCAACGCCTTCTCACCGCACTCGCGGCCGAACAGGACGCTCCGTCGCCGGAGGCTGAACAGGACGCTCTGTCGCCGGAGGCTGAACAGGACGCTCTGTCGCCGGAGGCCGAACAGGACGCTCTGTCGCCGGAGGCCGACCCCGCATTGGAGGCAAGCACACCCGAGGCAAGCACACCCGAGGCGGCCGACCCGACCGGTGAGGCCGGGGATTCCGCCGCAGCCACCGGGGAAAGCTCTGGAGAAACCACCGAAACCACAACACCCTCAGAGTCAGGTACGGGGCCGGAGTCCGACGCATCGGAACCGGAGATCATGCCGGAGGGCGCGAGCCGATCCGCCCAGGAGTCCGATCCACCCGTGCCGGGAACACCACCGGACGGCGCGACCCAGGACGACCCGGAGTCCGGCGCCAGCGGGACAACCACGACGGACGTACCAACTACACCTGCCCCCCGTACGTGGAACCGTCCGAGCGCACGGGGGTTCGTGGCCCCCACATCGGGCGATGTCACCTCGACGCTGGGGGATGGGCGTCAGCACGGGGGGATTGACATCGCGAACACGCTCGGCGCCCCGATCGTCGCCGTCGCCGATGGGGAGGTCATCAGCGCCGGGCCGGCACAGGGGTTCGGGTTGTGGGTGCGCATCAAGCACGACGACGGTACGGTGACCACCTACGGGCACAACAACGACAATTTGGTATCCGTCGGGCAACGGGTCAAAGCGGGTCAGCGGATCGCGACGATCGGAAACCGAGGGAACTCGACCGGTCCGCACCTGCACTTCGAGGTCGAGTCACCCACCGGCGATGAGATCGATCCCCTGCAGTGGCTGACAGCGCGGGGAGCTGCGATTGTCGGTCTCGACTGA
- a CDS encoding PepSY-associated TM helix domain-containing protein → MSVPELDRDADVARDEPSAARDPSPPRGLRPMILRLHFYAGVFVAPFLVVAAVSGGLYALAPSLEQLVYRDYLAVEPTGPALPITDQVRAAQQVRPDLELAAVRPAAQPGDTTRVLFTDPGLGESERRAVFIDPATAQSRGELVVYGSSGALPVRTWLSQLHRHLHLGEPGRIYSELAASWLWVIALGGVYLWVRRYRTHRQRDAAARLWALDRASRGRRRTLNWHGVVGIWIAVGLVFLSATGLTWSRYAGQNITDLRSALSWTTPELDTALGSSDPSAMASGGHNGHGGASMPPSPEQMAPVDMIVGEVDTVLEVAQASGINGAVEVSIPADASTAFTVTQTRQPWRFSTDSIAVDGVSGQVTDLSRFAQWPLVAKLSSWGIALHMGVLFGLLNQLVLAALAVALLTVIVRGYILWWRRRPTHEHRWGPPPKRGVLRGVHPAAAVAVVAGAIAIGWFIPLLGLSLIAFVLVDATIGARARLRSRREASGQRL, encoded by the coding sequence ATGTCCGTTCCCGAACTCGACCGCGACGCCGATGTCGCGCGTGACGAGCCGTCAGCGGCACGGGATCCTTCCCCACCGCGCGGTTTGCGCCCGATGATCCTGCGGCTGCACTTCTATGCCGGCGTTTTCGTGGCACCGTTCCTGGTCGTGGCCGCTGTCAGCGGCGGGCTCTACGCTCTTGCACCGTCCCTCGAACAGCTCGTGTACCGCGACTACCTCGCCGTCGAACCGACAGGACCGGCGCTGCCGATCACCGACCAGGTGCGCGCTGCACAACAAGTCCGCCCCGACCTCGAGCTCGCGGCGGTGCGCCCCGCCGCGCAGCCCGGCGACACCACCCGCGTGCTGTTCACCGATCCGGGCCTGGGCGAGTCGGAGCGACGCGCAGTCTTCATCGACCCGGCCACAGCGCAGTCGCGGGGGGAGCTGGTGGTCTACGGCAGTAGTGGCGCACTGCCCGTGCGCACCTGGCTCTCGCAGTTGCACCGGCACCTGCATCTGGGTGAGCCGGGCCGCATCTACAGCGAGCTTGCGGCCTCGTGGCTGTGGGTCATCGCCCTCGGCGGGGTGTACCTATGGGTACGGCGTTACCGCACTCACCGACAGCGCGATGCGGCCGCCCGATTGTGGGCACTCGACCGCGCAAGTCGAGGACGGCGCCGTACCTTGAACTGGCACGGCGTGGTCGGCATCTGGATCGCTGTCGGTCTGGTGTTCTTGTCGGCGACCGGGCTGACCTGGTCACGGTATGCCGGGCAGAACATCACCGACTTGCGCAGCGCACTGAGCTGGACCACCCCCGAACTTGATACCGCACTCGGATCCAGTGATCCCAGCGCCATGGCGTCCGGCGGTCATAACGGTCACGGCGGAGCATCCATGCCGCCGTCACCCGAGCAGATGGCACCGGTCGACATGATCGTCGGCGAAGTCGACACCGTACTCGAGGTCGCGCAGGCAAGCGGCATCAACGGTGCCGTCGAGGTGTCGATCCCCGCGGATGCTTCCACCGCGTTCACCGTCACCCAGACCCGCCAGCCCTGGCGGTTCTCGACCGACTCGATCGCCGTCGACGGGGTCAGCGGCCAGGTCACCGACCTGTCGCGGTTCGCGCAGTGGCCGCTGGTGGCGAAGCTGTCCTCCTGGGGCATCGCCCTGCATATGGGTGTGTTGTTCGGGCTACTCAACCAGCTGGTGTTGGCGGCGCTCGCGGTGGCGTTGCTGACCGTCATCGTGCGCGGCTACATCCTGTGGTGGCGTCGCCGCCCGACCCACGAACACCGGTGGGGCCCGCCGCCGAAGCGAGGCGTCCTGCGCGGCGTCCATCCCGCGGCCGCGGTAGCTGTGGTTGCCGGTGCGATCGCGATCGGATGGTTCATCCCATTACTGGGGCTGAGCCTGATCGCGTTTGTGCTTGTCGATGCCACCATCGGCGCCCGCGCTCGCCTACGCAGCCGCCGCGAAGCCAGCGGACAACGGCTCTGA